One Stenotrophomonas maltophilia DNA window includes the following coding sequences:
- a CDS encoding 3-hydroxyacyl-CoA dehydrogenase/enoyl-CoA hydratase family protein: protein MSNSLLVRRAAVLGAGVMGAQIAAHLTNAGVDTVLFDLPAKEGPADGIVLKAIANLGKLSPAPLASKSLAEAITPANYETGLEQLKDCDLIIEAIAERMDWKQDLYKKIAPFVADHAVLASNTSGLGINKLADVLPEQLRHRFCGVHFFNPPRYMHLAELIPATTTDAAVLEGLEEFLVTTLGKGVVYAKDTPNFIGNRIGVFSILSTIHHTQQFGLGFDEVDGLTGPLVGRPKSATYRTSDVVGLDTMAHVIKTMGDTLPNDPWHEFFKSPKWLDALISKGALGQKTGAGIFRKVGKDIVVLDLEKQDYRPADRTAAPEVIEILKIKNPAEKFAKLRESQHPQAQFLWATFRDLFHYSAYHLADIAETARDVDLAIRWGYGWSLGPFETWQAAGWKQVAQWIADDIVAGKSMSNAPLPDWVFDGRDGVHAAEGSYSPSRNAKLPRSSLPVYQRQRFPDPLLGEKFAPGETVFENDGLRMWHDGDGIAVVSFKTKMNTVSDQVLDGLQECVSRAEKDFQGLVIWQQKEPFSAGADLAGALGLLQAGKVDQFEEMVANFQRTSQRIKYSLVPVVAAVRGLALGGGCEFQMHSAKTVAFLESYIGLVEAGVGLLPAGGGLKELAVRASQAAGPGGDVFAELKKTFETVAMAKVSNSAVNAKELGLLRSTDKVVFNSYEALHIAKAEARALAEAGYRPPLPARRIQVAGDVGIATFKMMLVNMLEGRFISPYDYEIAERIATVLCGGKVDRGTLVDEEWLLTLERKHFVELAQQEKTQARIAHMLKTGKPLRN from the coding sequence ATGTCCAATTCCCTGCTAGTCCGCCGCGCCGCCGTGCTGGGTGCCGGCGTCATGGGTGCCCAGATCGCCGCCCACCTCACCAACGCTGGCGTCGACACCGTGCTGTTCGACCTGCCTGCCAAGGAAGGTCCGGCCGACGGCATCGTGCTGAAGGCGATCGCCAACCTGGGCAAGCTGAGCCCGGCGCCGCTGGCCAGCAAGTCGCTGGCCGAAGCCATCACCCCGGCCAACTACGAGACCGGCCTGGAACAGTTGAAGGACTGCGACCTGATCATCGAGGCCATCGCCGAGCGCATGGACTGGAAGCAGGACCTGTACAAGAAGATCGCGCCGTTCGTGGCCGACCACGCCGTGCTGGCCTCCAACACCTCGGGCCTGGGCATCAACAAGCTGGCCGACGTTCTGCCCGAGCAGCTGCGCCACCGCTTCTGCGGCGTGCACTTCTTCAATCCCCCGCGCTACATGCACCTGGCCGAGCTGATCCCGGCCACCACCACCGATGCCGCCGTGCTGGAAGGCCTGGAAGAATTCCTGGTCACCACCCTGGGCAAGGGCGTGGTGTACGCCAAGGACACCCCGAATTTCATCGGCAACCGCATCGGCGTGTTCTCGATCCTGTCCACCATCCACCACACCCAGCAGTTCGGCCTGGGCTTCGATGAAGTGGACGGCCTGACCGGCCCGCTGGTCGGCCGCCCGAAGTCGGCCACCTACCGCACCTCCGACGTGGTCGGCCTGGACACCATGGCCCACGTCATCAAGACCATGGGCGATACCCTGCCGAACGACCCGTGGCATGAGTTCTTCAAGTCGCCGAAGTGGCTGGACGCGCTGATTTCCAAGGGCGCACTGGGCCAGAAAACCGGCGCCGGCATCTTCCGCAAGGTCGGCAAGGACATCGTCGTGCTGGACCTGGAGAAGCAGGACTACCGCCCGGCCGACCGCACCGCCGCACCGGAAGTGATCGAGATCCTGAAGATCAAGAACCCGGCCGAGAAGTTCGCCAAGCTGCGCGAAAGCCAGCACCCGCAGGCGCAGTTCCTGTGGGCGACCTTCCGCGATCTGTTCCACTACAGCGCCTACCACCTGGCCGACATCGCCGAGACCGCGCGCGACGTCGACCTGGCCATCCGCTGGGGCTACGGCTGGTCGCTGGGCCCGTTCGAAACCTGGCAGGCCGCCGGCTGGAAGCAGGTGGCACAGTGGATCGCCGATGACATCGTCGCCGGCAAGAGCATGAGCAACGCCCCGCTGCCGGACTGGGTGTTCGATGGCCGCGACGGCGTGCACGCCGCCGAAGGCAGCTACAGCCCGTCGCGCAACGCCAAGCTGCCGCGCTCGTCGCTGCCGGTGTACCAGCGCCAGCGTTTCCCGGATCCGCTGCTGGGCGAGAAGTTCGCGCCGGGCGAAACCGTGTTCGAGAACGACGGCCTGCGCATGTGGCACGACGGTGATGGCATCGCCGTGGTCAGCTTCAAGACCAAGATGAACACCGTGTCCGACCAGGTGCTGGACGGCCTGCAGGAATGCGTCAGCCGCGCCGAGAAGGACTTCCAGGGCCTGGTGATCTGGCAGCAGAAGGAACCCTTCTCCGCCGGTGCCGACCTGGCCGGCGCGCTGGGCCTGCTGCAGGCCGGCAAGGTCGACCAGTTCGAAGAAATGGTTGCCAACTTCCAGCGCACCAGCCAGCGCATCAAGTACTCGCTGGTGCCGGTGGTTGCCGCCGTGCGCGGCCTGGCGCTGGGTGGTGGCTGCGAGTTCCAGATGCACAGCGCCAAGACCGTGGCCTTCCTGGAAAGCTACATCGGCCTGGTCGAGGCCGGCGTCGGCCTGCTGCCGGCCGGTGGTGGCCTGAAGGAACTGGCCGTGCGTGCCTCGCAGGCCGCGGGCCCGGGCGGTGACGTGTTCGCCGAACTGAAGAAGACCTTCGAGACCGTGGCGATGGCCAAGGTGTCCAACTCGGCGGTCAACGCCAAGGAACTGGGACTGCTGCGCAGCACCGACAAGGTGGTGTTCAACAGCTACGAGGCCCTGCACATCGCCAAGGCCGAAGCACGCGCCCTGGCCGAAGCGGGCTACCGTCCGCCGCTGCCGGCACGCCGCATCCAGGTCGCCGGTGACGTGGGTATCGCCACCTTCAAGATGATGCTGGTCAACATGCTGGAAGGTCGTTTCATCAGCCCGTACGACTACGAGATTGCCGAGCGCATCGCCACCGTGCTGTGCGGTGGCAAGGTCGACCGCGGCACCCTGGTGGACGAAGAGTGGCTGCTGACCCTGGAGCGCAAGCACTTCGTCGAACTGGCCCAGCAGGAAAAGACCCAGGCCCGCATCGCGCACATGCTGAAGACCGGCAAGCCGCTGCGTAACTGA
- a CDS encoding TetR/AcrR family transcriptional regulator produces MAKPAHFSTKDRILGAAEELFAQHGFAGTSLRQVTSQADVNIAAVNYHFGSKENLVNEVFRRRMDEMTGARLSQLERARSEHPGQLRPVLAAFVEPALALAQDRQNGGAFVRVIARAYAEKNDNLRKFLSDHYGHVLRAFGKAIGECVPDLSKEELYWRLDFLAGSLTYAMADFGLIKRPAGVTEAAHRAHAAHELIHFAEAGFRAAARASALPASL; encoded by the coding sequence ATGGCCAAACCCGCCCACTTCTCGACCAAGGACCGCATCCTCGGCGCGGCCGAGGAGCTGTTCGCACAGCACGGCTTCGCCGGCACGTCGCTGCGCCAGGTGACCAGCCAGGCCGACGTCAACATCGCTGCGGTGAACTACCACTTCGGCTCCAAGGAAAACCTGGTCAACGAGGTGTTCCGCCGCCGCATGGACGAGATGACCGGCGCCCGCCTGTCGCAGCTCGAGCGCGCCCGCAGCGAACACCCCGGGCAGCTGCGCCCGGTGCTGGCCGCCTTCGTCGAACCGGCGCTGGCGCTGGCCCAGGACCGCCAGAACGGCGGCGCCTTCGTGCGCGTGATCGCCCGCGCCTACGCCGAGAAGAACGACAACCTGCGCAAGTTCCTGTCCGACCACTACGGCCACGTGCTGCGTGCGTTCGGCAAGGCCATCGGCGAGTGCGTGCCCGACCTGAGCAAGGAAGAGCTGTACTGGCGCCTGGATTTCCTTGCCGGCTCGCTCACCTATGCCATGGCCGACTTCGGGCTGATCAAGCGTCCCGCCGGTGTCACCGAAGCGGCGCATCGTGCCCATGCCGCCCACGAACTGATCCATTTCGCCGAAGCCGGGTTCCGCGCCGCCGCACGCGCCAGCGCCCTGCCCGCTTCCCTTTGA
- the ndk gene encoding nucleoside-diphosphate kinase, with product MALERTLSIIKPDAVAKNVIGEIYARFEKAGLKVVAAKYKQLSRREAEGFYAVHRERPFFNALVEFMISGPVMIQALEGENAVLAHRDLLGATNPKEAAAGTIRADFAESIDANAAHGSDSVENAAIEIAYFFAATEVVSR from the coding sequence ATGGCGCTGGAGCGCACCCTTTCGATCATCAAGCCGGACGCCGTTGCCAAGAACGTCATCGGCGAAATCTACGCCCGCTTCGAGAAGGCCGGCCTGAAGGTCGTGGCCGCCAAGTACAAGCAGCTGTCGCGCCGTGAAGCCGAAGGCTTCTACGCCGTGCACCGCGAGCGTCCGTTCTTCAACGCGCTGGTCGAGTTCATGATCTCCGGCCCGGTGATGATCCAGGCCCTGGAAGGCGAGAACGCCGTCCTGGCCCACCGCGACCTGCTGGGCGCCACCAACCCGAAGGAAGCCGCTGCGGGCACCATCCGCGCCGACTTCGCCGAATCCATCGATGCCAACGCCGCCCACGGCTCGGACTCGGTCGAGAATGCCGCGATTGAAATCGCCTACTTCTTCGCCGCCACCGAAGTCGTTTCGCGCTGA
- the rlmN gene encoding 23S rRNA (adenine(2503)-C(2))-methyltransferase RlmN yields the protein MNEVVQSPAIQPLPKSAPTAGKQNLLDLDRAGLEKFFVEVLGEKKFRAHQVMKWIHHRYVTDFDEMTDLGKVLRAKLQAHAEVLVPNIVFDKPSADGTHKWLLAMGVDGKNAIETVYIPDKTRGTLCVSSQVGCGLNCTFCSTATQGFNRNLTTAEIIGQVWVAARHLGNVPHQMRRLTNVVMMGMGEPLMNFDNVVRAMSVMRDDLGYGLANKRVTLSTSGLVPQIDRLSTESDVSLAVSLHAPNDALRETLVPLNKKYPIAELMASCARYLRANKRRESVTFEYTLMKGINDKPEHARELARLMRQFDNAVQAKDSGKVNLIPFNPFPGTRYERSEEAHIRAFQKILLDSNVLTMVRRTRGDDIDAACGQLKGQVMDRTRRQAEFNKTLQAGKGSDAAA from the coding sequence GTGAACGAGGTCGTACAGTCCCCCGCCATCCAGCCGCTGCCGAAGTCGGCACCCACGGCTGGCAAGCAGAACCTGCTCGACCTCGATCGCGCGGGCCTGGAGAAGTTCTTCGTCGAGGTTCTTGGCGAAAAGAAGTTCCGTGCCCATCAGGTGATGAAGTGGATCCACCATCGCTACGTCACCGACTTCGATGAAATGACCGACCTCGGCAAGGTCCTGCGCGCCAAGCTGCAGGCCCATGCCGAGGTGCTGGTTCCGAACATCGTGTTCGACAAGCCCTCCGCCGACGGCACCCACAAGTGGCTGCTGGCGATGGGCGTGGACGGCAAGAACGCAATCGAGACCGTGTACATCCCCGACAAGACCCGCGGCACGCTGTGCGTGTCCTCGCAGGTGGGTTGCGGCCTGAACTGCACGTTCTGCTCCACCGCCACCCAGGGCTTCAACCGCAACCTGACCACCGCCGAGATCATCGGCCAGGTGTGGGTTGCCGCACGCCACCTGGGCAACGTGCCGCACCAGATGCGCCGCCTCACCAACGTGGTGATGATGGGCATGGGCGAGCCGCTGATGAATTTCGACAACGTCGTGCGCGCCATGAGCGTGATGCGCGACGACCTGGGCTACGGCCTGGCCAACAAGCGCGTGACCCTGTCGACCTCCGGCCTGGTGCCGCAGATCGACCGCCTGTCCACCGAAAGCGACGTGTCGCTGGCGGTGTCGCTGCATGCGCCGAACGACGCGCTGCGCGAGACCCTGGTGCCGCTCAACAAGAAGTACCCGATCGCCGAGCTGATGGCCTCGTGCGCACGCTACCTGCGCGCCAACAAGCGCCGCGAATCGGTCACCTTCGAATACACCCTGATGAAGGGTATCAACGACAAGCCCGAGCATGCCCGCGAATTGGCCCGCCTGATGCGCCAGTTCGACAACGCGGTGCAGGCCAAGGATTCGGGCAAGGTCAACCTGATCCCGTTCAACCCGTTCCCGGGCACCCGCTACGAGCGTTCGGAAGAAGCGCACATCCGTGCCTTCCAGAAGATCCTGCTCGACAGCAACGTGCTGACGATGGTCCGCCGCACCCGTGGCGACGACATCGACGCCGCCTGTGGCCAGCTCAAGGGCCAGGTGATGGACCGTACCCGTCGCCAGGCCGAGTTCAACAAGACGCTGCAGGCGGGGAAGGGGAGCGATGCCGCGGCCTGA
- a CDS encoding RodZ domain-containing protein, with protein MIDDQTVSALETAAGCGTRLRQAREAAGLTLEDVGSRLRMPVQVVRSLEEEQWQKLGAPVFVRGQLRSYARLLNVDVGQLLEQAQVGPVVPPTLVSHTHTPRARRIAENLGRRMLYVGITAVLAVPVWFATRGHFDGSATPSPNTASLDAIPAAVPVTPSAVGVEPAAPVDVASVPASKPAATPYVASLAPVPRSVPAPAAVGNTLEMQFSGDSWVDIGGPDGATVEKALIKSGESRSFTPGQVTRVTLGNASAVQVQQNGAIVDLTPYQRANVARFQVSSEGSVVPVSH; from the coding sequence GTGATTGATGACCAGACTGTGAGCGCTCTCGAGACTGCGGCCGGCTGCGGCACCCGCCTGCGCCAGGCCCGTGAGGCGGCCGGACTGACCCTCGAAGATGTCGGCTCGCGCCTGCGCATGCCGGTCCAGGTGGTCAGGTCGCTGGAAGAAGAACAATGGCAGAAGCTCGGCGCGCCGGTGTTCGTGCGTGGCCAGCTGCGCAGCTATGCGCGCCTGCTCAACGTGGACGTGGGGCAGCTGCTGGAACAGGCCCAGGTCGGGCCGGTGGTGCCGCCCACCCTGGTCAGCCATACCCATACCCCGCGTGCGCGCCGTATTGCCGAGAACCTCGGCCGGCGCATGCTCTATGTCGGCATCACCGCGGTGCTGGCCGTGCCGGTGTGGTTCGCCACCCGTGGCCACTTCGATGGCAGCGCCACCCCGTCGCCGAACACGGCCTCGCTGGATGCGATCCCGGCCGCCGTGCCGGTGACCCCGTCTGCCGTAGGCGTGGAGCCGGCGGCACCGGTTGATGTGGCGAGCGTCCCGGCCAGCAAGCCGGCGGCGACCCCGTACGTGGCCTCGCTGGCCCCGGTGCCGCGTTCGGTCCCGGCGCCGGCCGCGGTCGGCAACACGCTGGAAATGCAGTTCAGCGGCGACAGCTGGGTCGATATCGGCGGCCCGGACGGTGCCACCGTCGAGAAGGCACTGATCAAGTCCGGCGAAAGCCGCAGCTTCACCCCGGGCCAGGTGACCCGGGTGACCCTGGGCAACGCATCGGCGGTCCAGGTTCAGCAGAACGGCGCTATCGTCGATCTGACCCCCTACCAGCGAGCCAACGTGGCACGCTTTCAGGTATCCTCTGAAGGCTCCGTAGTCCCGGTTTCGCACTGA
- a CDS encoding lysine transporter LysE: MQQFFIVAVLYGFTMLLPASHHAKILRTAMGAGGHAAMAASFGIAIGTGVICATAFVAAGMLGNRGLWTLAMQCTGCLLLLRLAGMCLRDAGLTPFSPLSLQMPWGLRARSRWPHAEAGCLLALASSSNWMLQFAIAALVTGLVADTGTQAAYVAGLSGVALSLGLLMAWLGSHPRWAQGCCRLLPWLEHAAGLLIGAVSVAYLAGALGTTLVWASITGQVQLPESIPATRQVQPASTSRRGRGIPCALPHCRARRSNPP, from the coding sequence TTGCAGCAGTTCTTCATCGTCGCGGTGCTGTACGGCTTCACCATGCTCCTGCCTGCTTCGCATCACGCGAAGATCCTGCGCACCGCGATGGGCGCGGGCGGGCACGCCGCCATGGCCGCGTCGTTCGGTATCGCCATCGGTACGGGCGTCATCTGTGCGACGGCTTTCGTTGCGGCGGGCATGCTGGGAAACCGCGGCCTGTGGACGCTGGCGATGCAGTGCACGGGCTGCCTCCTGCTGCTGCGCCTGGCGGGCATGTGCCTGCGCGACGCAGGCTTGACCCCTTTCTCTCCGCTTTCCCTGCAGATGCCCTGGGGCCTGCGCGCTCGTTCCCGTTGGCCGCACGCCGAAGCAGGATGCCTGCTGGCGCTCGCCAGCAGCAGCAACTGGATGCTGCAGTTCGCGATTGCAGCCCTGGTAACCGGCCTCGTTGCCGACACGGGCACCCAGGCCGCTTACGTGGCCGGCCTGAGTGGCGTCGCGCTGTCGCTCGGCCTGCTGATGGCGTGGCTCGGCAGCCATCCGCGCTGGGCACAGGGGTGTTGCCGATTGCTTCCATGGCTGGAGCATGCCGCGGGCCTGCTGATCGGGGCGGTGTCGGTGGCGTACCTGGCAGGTGCACTGGGTACGACCCTGGTCTGGGCAAGCATCACGGGGCAGGTGCAGCTGCCGGAATCGATCCCAGCCACACGCCAGGTGCAACCGGCTTCAACATCGCGGCGCGGCCGAGGCATCCCATGCGCGTTGCCGCATTGCCGCGCTCGTCGCAGCAATCCGCCCTGA
- a CDS encoding LysE family translocator produces MEQFLIIATVHFLALLSPGPDFFLVARTAITSGWRTASGACAGIAVGNGVFIVAAFTGIALLRAGSTGFIAVQLAGCGFLLYLGTLFLRHAGSTTLQASEAAAGSPAGGAHGWWKAAGLGALSALLNPKNALFYATLAAMLNGPQANAATKFFYGAWMFSIVLLWDLVVAALVGHPWVLRRFARALPWLERAAGLLMIALALWIVVSLWAG; encoded by the coding sequence ATGGAACAGTTCCTGATCATCGCCACCGTACATTTTCTCGCCCTGCTCTCACCCGGTCCCGATTTCTTCCTCGTTGCACGCACCGCGATCACCTCTGGCTGGCGCACCGCCAGCGGCGCCTGCGCAGGCATCGCCGTTGGCAACGGGGTATTCATCGTGGCGGCTTTCACCGGAATCGCCCTGCTGCGCGCGGGCAGCACAGGGTTCATTGCGGTGCAGTTGGCGGGCTGCGGGTTCCTGTTGTACCTCGGCACGCTGTTCCTGCGCCATGCGGGTTCGACGACGCTGCAGGCATCTGAAGCTGCCGCCGGATCGCCAGCGGGCGGTGCACATGGATGGTGGAAGGCGGCAGGGCTGGGCGCCCTGTCTGCGCTGCTGAACCCGAAGAATGCGCTGTTCTACGCAACGTTGGCGGCAATGCTCAACGGCCCGCAGGCCAACGCCGCAACGAAATTCTTCTATGGCGCGTGGATGTTCAGCATCGTCCTGCTTTGGGATCTGGTGGTAGCCGCGCTGGTCGGCCACCCGTGGGTGCTGCGTCGGTTCGCACGCGCCCTGCCCTGGCTGGAGCGGGCCGCAGGGCTTCTGATGATCGCACTGGCGCTATGGATCGTCGTGTCGCTGTGGGCTGGCTGA
- a CDS encoding helix-turn-helix domain-containing protein, whose protein sequence is MRSATEFWRDPRMPFVESRRACDSRACHRPHSHDTFSIGAVDAGSSVFTGAAEGPRLLQPGNLVGVPAGRVHACNPLPGQVWSYQMLHLDARWMAEVRAEYDGLPGPDWQQEPIRISHHRPRYQQYCQLNETLFSEDPVSVKEAALIAFVGDLDEHDGVAVAGPPEDAALQQRVQPVMDVLRQRLEHTPALQELASLAGMSRYQLIRAFRRATGLTPHAWQIDQRIQEARRRLCEGQSLAVVAHALGFADQSHFQRVFKAHAGATPGQYRR, encoded by the coding sequence ATGCGCTCTGCCACCGAATTCTGGCGTGACCCGCGCATGCCCTTCGTCGAAAGCCGACGGGCGTGCGACAGCCGCGCCTGCCATCGCCCACACAGCCATGACACCTTCTCGATCGGCGCCGTGGACGCCGGCAGCAGCGTGTTCACCGGCGCGGCGGAAGGACCGCGCCTGCTGCAACCCGGCAATCTGGTCGGCGTACCCGCAGGCCGCGTGCATGCCTGCAACCCCCTGCCCGGCCAGGTCTGGAGCTACCAGATGCTGCACCTGGATGCGCGCTGGATGGCCGAAGTCCGCGCCGAGTATGACGGCCTGCCCGGACCCGATTGGCAGCAGGAACCCATCCGGATTTCCCACCATCGCCCGCGCTACCAGCAGTACTGCCAGCTCAACGAGACGCTGTTCTCCGAAGATCCGGTCAGCGTCAAGGAAGCGGCGCTGATCGCGTTCGTCGGCGATCTGGATGAACACGATGGTGTAGCCGTCGCCGGCCCGCCTGAAGACGCCGCACTACAGCAGCGGGTGCAGCCGGTGATGGACGTTCTGCGCCAGCGGCTCGAACACACCCCGGCCCTGCAGGAGCTCGCATCGCTGGCAGGCATGAGCCGCTACCAGCTGATCCGCGCCTTTCGACGTGCCACGGGCCTGACCCCACACGCCTGGCAGATCGACCAGCGCATCCAGGAGGCCCGCCGACGGTTGTGCGAAGGCCAGTCACTGGCCGTGGTCGCGCATGCACTGGGCTTTGCCGACCAGAGTCATTTCCAGCGGGTCTTCAAGGCCCACGCCGGTGCGACCCCAGGCCAGTACCGGCGCTGA
- the moeB gene encoding molybdopterin-synthase adenylyltransferase MoeB, with translation MSIQELSPAQARERLAHGAVLIDVREAHERAGGMAEGARGVAKGELQADPAAHLPRHDQEILLICQSGKRSADAAQFLLEAGYTRVASVTGGTVAWREQSLPLVQPLASAADRDFYDRYSRHLLLPQVGEAGQRRLQQSRVLVLGAGGLGAPAGFYLAAAGVGHLRFADHDRVERSNLHRQIVHTEASVGQLKVDSARERLLALNPSIEVEAVPERVTSENVDALLEGVDVVLDGSDNFPLRYLLNDACIKHAKPLVYAAIERFDGQVSVFDAGRQRGVAPCYRCLFPEPPPPEFAPNCSEAGVLGVLPGLAGVLQATEVLKLLLGIGEPLVGRLLRFDALGMRFRETGIRPDPHCPVCAPGVPFPGYIDYAAFCRGG, from the coding sequence ATGAGCATCCAAGAGCTTTCCCCCGCGCAGGCACGCGAGCGCCTGGCCCATGGCGCCGTGCTGATCGATGTACGCGAGGCGCACGAACGGGCCGGCGGCATGGCCGAGGGCGCGCGCGGCGTGGCCAAGGGCGAGCTGCAGGCCGACCCGGCCGCGCATCTGCCGCGGCACGACCAGGAGATCCTGCTGATCTGCCAGAGCGGCAAGCGCTCGGCCGATGCCGCGCAGTTCCTGCTGGAGGCCGGCTACACCCGCGTCGCTTCCGTGACCGGCGGCACCGTGGCCTGGCGCGAGCAGTCGCTGCCGCTGGTACAGCCCTTGGCCAGCGCTGCCGACCGCGACTTCTACGACCGCTATTCGCGCCACCTGCTGCTGCCACAGGTGGGCGAGGCCGGCCAGCGCCGGCTGCAGCAATCGCGCGTGCTGGTGCTGGGTGCAGGTGGCCTGGGCGCACCGGCTGGCTTCTATCTGGCCGCGGCCGGGGTAGGGCATCTGCGCTTTGCCGACCATGACCGCGTGGAGCGCAGCAACCTGCACCGGCAGATCGTGCATACCGAAGCCAGCGTCGGCCAGCTCAAGGTTGATTCCGCGCGCGAGCGGCTGCTGGCGCTGAACCCGTCGATCGAGGTCGAGGCGGTGCCGGAGCGGGTCACCTCCGAGAACGTGGATGCGCTGCTGGAGGGCGTGGATGTGGTGCTGGATGGGTCTGACAACTTCCCGCTGCGCTACCTGCTCAACGACGCCTGCATCAAGCACGCCAAGCCGCTGGTGTACGCCGCCATCGAGCGCTTTGACGGCCAGGTAAGCGTGTTTGACGCCGGCCGCCAGCGTGGCGTGGCGCCATGCTATCGCTGCCTGTTCCCGGAGCCGCCGCCGCCGGAGTTCGCGCCGAACTGTTCCGAGGCCGGCGTGCTGGGTGTGCTGCCGGGATTGGCCGGCGTGCTGCAGGCCACCGAGGTGCTGAAGCTGCTGCTGGGCATCGGCGAGCCGCTGGTCGGCCGGCTGCTGCGCTTCGATGCGCTGGGCATGCGCTTCCGCGAGACCGGCATCCGGCCGGACCCGCACTGCCCGGTGTGCGCGCCGGGCGTGCCGTTCCCGGGGTATATCGATTACGCCGCGTTCTGTCGGGGTGGGTGA